The Scomber japonicus isolate fScoJap1 chromosome 9, fScoJap1.pri, whole genome shotgun sequence genome includes a region encoding these proteins:
- the LOC128364550 gene encoding interleukin-1 beta-like, with translation MESAMRCNVSEMWSTKMPKGLDLEISHHPLTMKRVANLIIAMERLKDNVSESVLSTEFRDEHLLDIMFESIVEEQIVFECESAAPGQFSRTGEHECSVTDSQKRSLVLVQDSMELHAVMLQGGSDNRKVHLNMSTYVHPAPSAEARPVALGIKDTKFYLSCHKVGDQPTLHLETVEDKKSLKSISSGSDMERFLFYKQDTGVNVSTLMSASFPNWYISTAGQDNKPLEMCLQTANRYRTFNIQRQG, from the exons ATGGAATCCGCAATGAGATGCAACGTGAGCGAGATGTGGAGCACCAAGATGCCCAAGGGACTGGACTTGGAGATCTCCCATCATCCACTGACCATGAAACGTGTGGCCAACCTCATCATCGCCATGGAGAGACTTAAGGACAACGTGTCAGAGTCAGTGTTGAGCACCGAGTTCAGAGATGAACACCTGCTTGACATCATGTTTGAAAGCATTGTAGAAG AGCAAATTGTGTTCGAGTGTGAGTCAGCTGCACCAGGTCAGTTCAGCAGGACGGGCGAACACGAGTGCAGTGTGACTGACAGCCAGAAGAGGAGCTTGGTACTGGTTCAGGACAGCATGGAGCTCCACGCTGTGATGCTGCAAGGAGGCAGTGACAACCGCAAAG TTCACTTGAACATGTCAACTTACGTGCACCCTGCACCGAGCGCTGAGGCCCGACCTGTGGCTCTGGGAATCAAGGACACAAAGTTCTACCTGTCGTGTCACAAAGTTGGTGACCAGCCAACCCTGCATCTGGAG ACGGTGGAGGACAAAAAAAGCCTGAAGAGCATCAGCTCGGGTAGCGACATGGAGCGGTTTCTCTTCTACAAACAGGACACTGGAGTGAATGTCAGCACTCTCATGTCTGCCAGTTTCCCCAACTGGTACATAAGCACAGCTGGGCAAGACAACAAGCCCTTGGAAATGTGCTTGCAGACCGCCAACCGCTACCGCACCTTCAACATCCAACGTCAAGGTTAA